A window from Actimicrobium sp. CCC2.4 encodes these proteins:
- a CDS encoding HEXXH motif domain-containing protein, which yields MTSWVRQFSLPCPGSGEAVFDTIVTSHGVAVATGLLERHADDIASASDGLVDFLRSWIADPQVSTVAWDSAFGRAHLALKEGRHDASGALDAAVRIGLRLVASGQPGRWSAQMAPASIQLDERIIDDVEQIEVHVDAVSWDAGCRLCLRLTDGSALLWRRDGNHWAGDGGSRLASVGRSRPIYLLPRQALPGDARSDEIFRQCQPVDSITPSMARSFEDGMTVLQHNVPDYLPWVERVLNGIVVCPLQAPYRLVSGSWEDVPGFVHMSSPHGGIDIAEILVHECAHQYFYMLQRVGALDDASDSALYWSPPIRKNRPLSRILMAYHALANVQLLYHAVRSNTANPSQDIRYVALNEPDLQAAIRALDAPLRDNPALTPLGRALYMPLAERLAALVH from the coding sequence ATGACCAGTTGGGTACGACAGTTCAGCTTGCCGTGCCCGGGGTCCGGCGAAGCGGTCTTCGATACCATCGTCACCTCGCACGGGGTTGCCGTAGCCACCGGATTGCTGGAGCGCCATGCCGATGACATTGCCAGCGCCAGTGACGGCCTGGTCGATTTCCTGCGCAGCTGGATCGCGGATCCGCAGGTCTCGACCGTGGCCTGGGATAGCGCGTTCGGACGGGCGCACCTGGCTCTCAAGGAGGGGCGGCACGATGCTTCAGGTGCGCTCGATGCCGCCGTGCGGATCGGCTTGCGGCTGGTGGCCAGCGGACAGCCGGGACGCTGGAGTGCGCAAATGGCGCCGGCCTCGATACAGCTCGATGAGCGCATCATCGATGACGTCGAACAGATCGAAGTGCATGTCGACGCAGTCAGCTGGGATGCCGGTTGCCGGCTCTGCCTTCGGCTTACCGATGGCAGTGCGCTACTGTGGCGACGCGATGGCAATCACTGGGCCGGCGACGGCGGTAGCCGGCTGGCATCAGTCGGCCGCTCGCGTCCGATTTACCTGCTGCCGCGCCAGGCCTTGCCGGGCGATGCGCGCAGCGATGAAATTTTTCGTCAATGCCAGCCGGTCGACAGTATTACCCCATCAATGGCCCGCTCGTTCGAGGATGGCATGACGGTACTGCAGCACAACGTGCCCGATTATTTGCCCTGGGTCGAACGGGTGCTCAATGGCATCGTCGTGTGCCCGCTGCAGGCACCTTACCGGCTTGTCAGCGGTAGCTGGGAAGATGTGCCCGGTTTCGTTCACATGTCGAGTCCGCATGGTGGTATCGATATCGCCGAGATCCTCGTCCATGAATGTGCGCATCAGTACTTTTACATGCTGCAGCGTGTCGGCGCGCTCGATGATGCGTCCGACAGCGCACTGTACTGGTCACCGCCCATTCGCAAGAATCGCCCACTCAGCCGCATCCTGATGGCCTACCACGCGCTGGCCAACGTGCAACTGCTCTATCACGCGGTGCGCAGCAATACGGCCAATCCTTCGCAGGACATTCGCTACGTCGCGCTCAACGAGCCCGACTTGCAAGCGGCAATCCGCGCGCTGGACGCGCCGTTGCGCGACAACCCGGCACTGACGCCGCTGGGTCGTGCGCTGTACATGCCGCTGGCAGAGCGCCTCGCCGCGTTGGTGCACTGA
- a CDS encoding methyl-accepting chemotaxis protein, which translates to MRRGVTAGVIQLESLVQFEQGGRGERSMTTMRGMLDEINATETALLLQRAGDVATFERLALRVLVGGGIVAALLAGAVAMLMIRNIVQPLLKAVRVAEMVAAGDLTSRIEVRSGDETGQLLAALKLMNDSLAGIVGQIRDGTATIAAASDQITTGNLALAERTGQQVDTLKKTASSMEQMTATVRQNAAHASQAEALATSASEVARKGGIAVMEVVQTMASIRTSAQKINDIISVIDGIAFQTNILALNAAVEAARAGEQGRGFAVVATEVRSLAQRSASAAREIKVLIANSTEQVAAGSKLVRNAGATMEDIVASVRQVGDIIGDINQAGREQSIGIGLINQAIVEMDQATRKNAELVHDAAAEAQALQEQARRQEQLMSAFQLGPAPAQGNARRTLNDDDSVRS; encoded by the coding sequence ATGCGTCGTGGCGTGACCGCAGGCGTGATTCAGCTCGAATCGCTGGTGCAGTTCGAGCAGGGCGGCCGGGGGGAGCGCTCGATGACGACGATGCGCGGCATGCTCGATGAAATCAATGCCACTGAAACTGCCCTGCTGCTGCAGCGTGCCGGCGATGTCGCGACGTTCGAGCGACTGGCGCTGCGGGTGCTGGTCGGTGGCGGGATCGTGGCAGCACTGCTCGCCGGTGCGGTCGCGATGCTGATGATCCGCAATATCGTGCAACCGTTATTGAAAGCGGTGCGGGTCGCCGAAATGGTCGCCGCCGGCGACCTCACCAGCCGGATCGAAGTGCGTTCCGGCGACGAGACCGGACAGCTGCTGGCGGCTCTGAAACTGATGAACGATAGCCTGGCGGGCATCGTCGGACAAATCCGCGACGGCACGGCGACGATTGCGGCGGCTTCGGACCAGATTACGACCGGTAACCTGGCGCTGGCGGAACGCACCGGACAACAAGTGGACACGCTGAAAAAAACCGCCTCGTCGATGGAGCAGATGACGGCCACGGTCCGGCAAAATGCCGCGCATGCCAGTCAGGCAGAGGCGCTGGCGACATCGGCGTCCGAAGTCGCCCGCAAAGGCGGTATTGCGGTGATGGAAGTGGTGCAGACGATGGCGTCGATCCGCACTTCGGCGCAAAAAATCAACGACATCATCAGCGTCATTGACGGTATCGCTTTCCAGACCAACATCCTCGCACTCAATGCCGCCGTCGAAGCGGCGCGGGCCGGCGAGCAGGGGCGCGGGTTTGCTGTGGTGGCAACCGAAGTGCGCAGTCTGGCGCAACGCTCGGCCAGTGCCGCAAGGGAAATCAAGGTGCTGATCGCCAATTCGACCGAGCAGGTGGCAGCAGGCAGCAAGCTAGTGCGCAATGCCGGCGCGACCATGGAAGATATCGTCGCCAGCGTCAGGCAGGTCGGCGACATCATCGGCGACATCAATCAGGCCGGCCGCGAACAAAGCATCGGGATCGGGCTGATCAATCAGGCCATCGTCGAGATGGATCAGGCTACCCGCAAGAATGCGGAACTGGTGCATGACGCTGCCGCAGAAGCGCAGGCCTTGCAGGAACAGGCGCGCCGCCAGGAACAATTGATGAGCGCCTTTCAGCTCGGACCGGCTCCGGCTCAGGGCAACGCCCGTCGCACCCTGAATGACGACGACAGCGTCCGCAGTTGA
- a CDS encoding ferric reductase-like transmembrane domain-containing protein produces MPTDNLPTRLLRAANWAPLPVMFFASVLLALPAASLATRMMLGRLGVNPAEILLRQPGSWSLELLLLVLSVGPLRQALVMLSCWHRAPFGKRLSDWNWLVRLRRPIGLAAFFYALLHVSVYALLDLDGDWQEWLNDLRDKRHIAAGTASLLLLVPLALTSTAAAVRLLKRYWKRLHLLVYPAALLALLHFVLLSKPGVVAPLVHAVLLAGLLCCSGWQRLFRSHPLMQADGSVPERSGTPPAASS; encoded by the coding sequence ATGCCTACCGATAACCTGCCGACGCGGTTATTGCGTGCCGCCAATTGGGCACCACTGCCTGTGATGTTTTTTGCGAGCGTGCTGCTGGCCTTGCCGGCGGCCTCGTTGGCCACACGGATGATGCTTGGCCGGCTGGGTGTGAATCCGGCCGAAATCCTGCTGCGCCAGCCCGGCAGCTGGAGCCTGGAATTGCTGCTGCTGGTGCTGTCCGTCGGCCCGCTGCGGCAGGCACTCGTCATGCTGTCGTGCTGGCACCGTGCGCCGTTTGGCAAGCGTCTGTCCGACTGGAACTGGCTGGTGCGCTTGCGCCGTCCGATCGGCTTGGCGGCGTTTTTTTATGCATTGCTGCATGTATCGGTGTATGCGCTGCTCGACCTCGATGGCGACTGGCAGGAGTGGCTCAATGATCTGCGCGACAAGCGCCACATCGCGGCCGGCACGGCCAGCCTGCTGCTGCTGGTGCCGCTGGCGCTGACCTCGACGGCGGCAGCCGTGCGTCTGCTCAAGCGCTACTGGAAACGGCTGCACCTACTGGTTTATCCGGCGGCGCTATTGGCGCTGCTGCACTTCGTTTTGCTGTCCAAACCCGGCGTGGTCGCGCCGTTGGTGCACGCTGTCCTGCTGGCAGGTTTGCTGTGCTGCAGTGGCTGGCAACGACTCTTTCGGAGTCATCCATTGATGCAAGCCGATGGCAGCGTACCGGAACGCTCCGGTACCCCACCGGCGGCATCGTCCTGA
- a CDS encoding cupredoxin domain-containing protein, with the protein MLHPSINILPLLLPLLLVLPAQAKDFTVTQKDKKFSQTKLEVKVGDVVNFKNEDPFAHNIFSLSDIKTFDLGSYPQGQSKSVAFDKPGTVEIECSVHPDMKLIVEVKK; encoded by the coding sequence ATGCTGCATCCGTCCATCAACATCCTGCCCCTGCTGTTGCCTTTATTGCTGGTCTTGCCGGCACAAGCAAAAGACTTCACGGTCACGCAAAAGGATAAAAAATTCAGCCAGACCAAGCTCGAGGTCAAAGTCGGCGACGTCGTCAATTTCAAGAATGAAGACCCGTTTGCCCATAATATTTTTTCGTTGTCCGATATCAAGACCTTTGACCTGGGCTCGTATCCGCAAGGCCAGTCCAAGTCGGTCGCATTCGACAAGCCCGGCACAGTCGAGATCGAATGCTCGGTCCATCCCGACATGAAGCTCATTGTCGAGGTCAAAAAATGA
- a CDS encoding CHASE3 domain-containing protein, giving the protein MLTCIGNMKIRTRLYAGFGAIVIALIALVGISYDSSSRLARANSLNVTSYETQEQMHALLESLANIQTGARGYALTGDDMFLAPLQAGKITFNERMEKARALVRGHGQQTARLDTLAVEQKKWL; this is encoded by the coding sequence ATGCTGACCTGTATCGGCAACATGAAAATCCGCACCAGGTTATATGCCGGCTTTGGTGCCATCGTCATTGCACTCATCGCACTGGTGGGCATTTCCTATGACAGTTCCTCCCGGCTGGCCCGCGCCAACAGCCTCAATGTGACCTCATATGAAACGCAGGAACAGATGCATGCGCTGCTTGAAAGTCTGGCCAATATCCAGACGGGTGCGCGCGGTTATGCACTGACCGGCGATGACATGTTCCTGGCGCCGCTGCAGGCCGGCAAAATCACGTTTAACGAGCGCATGGAAAAAGCCCGGGCACTCGTGCGCGGCCACGGGCAGCAGACAGCGCGTCTCGATACGTTGGCCGTTGAGCAAAAAAAATGGCTGTAG
- the msrP gene encoding protein-methionine-sulfoxide reductase catalytic subunit MsrP has product MLIRRPAAICSSEITAESVYLARRRFLRQAGLLGIAGVGFGSSQAEALSEPLTSWDDITRYNNFYEYSSDKRAVATLAQNLAPRPWTISIEGEVAQPRIIDIDQLLRQFAPQQRICRLRCIEGWSMVIPWDGIALSALLAAAQPTTNARFVKFVSLQDPARFYGQRRSTLAWPYTEGLTLAEAMHPLTLLATGLYGKPLPNQNGAPLRLVVPWKYGFKSIKSIVTIRLQYEQPQTTWPQASSDYGFFANVDPRAAYGRGSQSRETRIGELHKRPTLPFNGYASDVAYLYPRHDGYAYR; this is encoded by the coding sequence ATGTTGATCCGGCGGCCTGCCGCAATCTGTTCGAGCGAGATCACGGCGGAATCCGTGTATCTGGCACGCCGGCGCTTTTTGCGTCAGGCCGGCTTGCTCGGAATAGCCGGTGTCGGTTTTGGCAGCAGCCAGGCCGAAGCGCTGTCCGAACCGCTCACTTCCTGGGATGACATCACCCGCTACAATAATTTTTACGAGTATTCGAGCGATAAGCGTGCGGTGGCGACGCTGGCACAAAATCTGGCACCGCGACCGTGGACCATCAGCATCGAAGGCGAGGTGGCACAGCCCCGGATCATCGATATCGACCAGTTGCTGCGGCAGTTTGCGCCGCAGCAGCGCATCTGCCGCTTGCGCTGTATCGAAGGCTGGTCGATGGTCATTCCGTGGGATGGCATTGCGTTGTCTGCCCTGCTGGCGGCGGCGCAACCGACCACGAATGCGCGCTTCGTCAAGTTCGTCAGCCTGCAGGATCCCGCTCGTTTTTATGGCCAGCGCAGATCGACGCTAGCGTGGCCCTATACCGAAGGACTGACGCTGGCCGAGGCGATGCATCCGCTCACCTTGCTGGCCACCGGTTTGTACGGCAAGCCCTTGCCGAATCAGAATGGCGCACCGTTGCGCCTGGTGGTGCCCTGGAAATATGGCTTCAAGAGCATCAAGTCCATCGTCACGATACGTCTGCAGTACGAGCAACCGCAGACCACCTGGCCGCAGGCATCGTCCGACTACGGATTTTTTGCCAATGTGGATCCGCGTGCAGCATACGGACGCGGATCGCAATCCCGTGAAACCCGCATCGGCGAACTGCACAAGCGCCCCACGCTGCCGTTCAACGGCTATGCCAGCGACGTTGCTTATCTGTATCCGCGACATGATGGCTATGCCTACCGATAA
- a CDS encoding cytochrome-c peroxidase gives MKITNRFAIFAVVVVSLAGAGQALAADYLLKPGKEDHKWLLPASPVAPADNQVTPARIELGKALFFDPRLSSDGNLSCASCHSPMMGWSDGLPTAKGNKSKVLGRATPTITNTAYNTLQMWDGRKSSLEDQALGPMESMDEMAMDLTALFKWLNAEPTYKDMFARAYPGEPIDRTTVAKGIASFERTVTSSNSPFDRWLRGDEKAMTRQQIIGFRLFSDAGKGNCIACHHAPNFTDGGFHHIGLAAHDKVNPDVGRYAIKPVAAMKGAFKTPTLRDISLTAPYFHDGSARTLAEVMAHYNAGGVSKNNLSPNMKPLALSPEEASAIVAFMQALTTPAQPFVLPQLPFN, from the coding sequence ATGAAAATCACGAACAGGTTTGCCATTTTTGCCGTCGTTGTCGTCTCGTTGGCGGGCGCCGGCCAAGCGCTTGCTGCAGACTATCTCCTCAAACCGGGCAAGGAAGATCACAAGTGGTTGCTGCCAGCGAGCCCGGTCGCACCGGCAGACAACCAGGTGACGCCGGCGCGTATCGAACTGGGCAAGGCACTGTTCTTCGATCCGCGCCTGTCGTCGGATGGCAACCTGTCCTGTGCCAGTTGCCACAGTCCGATGATGGGCTGGTCGGATGGTTTGCCGACCGCCAAGGGCAACAAGAGCAAGGTGCTCGGTCGCGCCACGCCAACCATCACCAATACTGCGTACAACACGCTGCAAATGTGGGACGGTCGCAAGTCCTCGCTGGAAGACCAGGCGCTCGGACCGATGGAATCGATGGACGAAATGGCGATGGACCTGACGGCGCTGTTCAAGTGGCTCAATGCTGAACCGACTTACAAGGACATGTTTGCCCGGGCGTATCCCGGCGAGCCCATCGACCGGACCACCGTGGCCAAGGGCATCGCTTCATTCGAGCGCACCGTCACCAGCAGTAATTCGCCGTTTGATCGCTGGTTGCGGGGCGACGAAAAGGCCATGACACGGCAGCAAATCATTGGTTTCCGCTTGTTCAGTGACGCCGGCAAAGGCAATTGCATCGCCTGTCACCACGCTCCGAACTTTACCGACGGCGGCTTTCATCACATCGGCCTGGCCGCGCATGACAAGGTCAATCCGGACGTCGGTCGCTATGCGATCAAGCCGGTGGCAGCGATGAAGGGCGCATTCAAGACACCGACCCTGCGCGATATCAGCCTGACCGCACCGTATTTTCATGATGGTTCGGCACGCACACTGGCCGAGGTGATGGCGCATTACAACGCCGGCGGCGTCAGCAAGAACAATCTGTCGCCGAACATGAAGCCGCTGGCGCTCAGTCCGGAAGAGGCTAGTGCGATCGTCGCTTTCATGCAGGCGCTGACTACGCCGGCGCAACCCTTCGTGCTGCCGCAACTGCCATTTAACTGA
- a CDS encoding cytochrome c: MSPGRVALASVLLLPVMARAAAPDYPVKDTPEAAIHRGSVVFQHYCILCHGAKGDGTGRAARLYDPKPANLVLSNKNDHYKELIIRMGGKAMGRSEFMPSWGNELTDEQIADVVAHLRSIRSPAVVMP; encoded by the coding sequence ATGAGCCCGGGCCGTGTTGCGCTGGCGAGTGTGCTGTTGCTGCCTGTCATGGCCCGTGCAGCCGCCCCTGACTACCCTGTCAAAGACACCCCGGAAGCAGCCATCCATCGCGGCAGCGTGGTGTTCCAGCACTACTGCATCCTGTGCCACGGTGCCAAGGGCGATGGCACGGGCAGGGCCGCCAGGTTATACGACCCGAAACCGGCCAATCTGGTCCTGAGCAACAAAAATGACCACTACAAGGAACTGATCATCCGCATGGGCGGCAAGGCGATGGGGCGCTCCGAATTCATGCCGTCCTGGGGCAACGAGCTCACTGACGAGCAGATTGCCGACGTCGTCGCCCACTTGCGCAGCATCCGCTCACCTGCTGTTGTCATGCCGTGA
- a CDS encoding radical SAM protein, whose translation MDTQRAGKESGGARAPAGDDYPGMPEAIAPVVTACNHRAPEHAVVNQVILKIVQRCNLDCTYCYVYNRGDDSWKSRPPVISERVLLRLAERINEHCRRHALSSFTIELHGGEPLLIGKRKMQALLTLLRSRIDAAHVRFTMQTNGLLLDPAWIDLLAQHQVSFGISLDGPPALADRYRIQRKDRSGSTQQLLDIIAQLRSEGPLFDQLFGGCLCVVNPDIDGGELVDWFVAQGVDAFDFLLPDGNRLNPPQGWTGVAPYRRFLLSAFERWHALGASAPRIRKFELMMSGLLGGKVFLDALGGDLRLLCVLESDGSIGVSDVTRICGGEYANDVLNIFDHALDEHVRRYRIDEVQQVCGTCRACPHLASCGGGYLPHRFNGIHFANPSIYCEALYAVSARMTQLLHEHLPAGMLADMATPALPASSAASRVASGATR comes from the coding sequence ATGGATACGCAACGGGCAGGCAAAGAATCGGGGGGCGCGCGCGCTCCTGCAGGTGACGACTATCCTGGCATGCCGGAGGCAATCGCCCCCGTCGTCACTGCCTGCAACCACCGTGCGCCGGAGCATGCGGTGGTCAATCAGGTCATCCTCAAAATCGTCCAGCGCTGCAACCTTGATTGCACGTACTGCTATGTCTACAACCGCGGCGACGATTCCTGGAAGTCGCGACCGCCCGTCATTTCCGAGCGCGTGCTGCTCCGCCTGGCCGAGCGGATCAATGAACATTGCCGTCGCCATGCGCTATCGAGTTTTACGATCGAGCTGCACGGCGGCGAACCGCTGCTGATCGGCAAACGCAAGATGCAGGCGCTGCTGACCTTGCTGCGCTCCCGCATCGATGCCGCACATGTGCGCTTCACGATGCAGACCAACGGCTTGCTGCTGGACCCCGCCTGGATCGATTTGCTGGCGCAACATCAGGTCTCGTTCGGCATCAGCCTCGACGGACCGCCGGCGCTGGCCGACCGGTATCGCATTCAACGCAAGGACCGTTCCGGTTCGACACAACAACTGCTCGACATCATTGCGCAACTGCGTAGCGAGGGACCGCTGTTCGACCAGCTTTTTGGCGGCTGCCTGTGCGTGGTCAATCCTGATATCGACGGTGGCGAACTGGTCGACTGGTTTGTCGCGCAGGGTGTCGATGCCTTCGATTTTTTGCTGCCGGACGGGAATCGATTGAACCCGCCGCAAGGCTGGACCGGTGTCGCACCGTACCGCCGTTTCCTGTTGTCGGCCTTCGAGCGCTGGCATGCACTCGGGGCAAGCGCACCACGCATTCGCAAGTTTGAACTGATGATGTCCGGGCTATTGGGTGGCAAGGTTTTTCTGGATGCGCTGGGGGGCGATTTGCGTTTGCTGTGCGTCCTCGAATCCGACGGCTCTATCGGTGTCAGCGACGTCACGCGCATCTGCGGCGGCGAGTACGCCAACGATGTCCTGAACATCTTCGATCACGCACTCGACGAACATGTGCGGCGCTATCGTATCGACGAGGTGCAGCAGGTCTGTGGCACCTGCCGCGCCTGTCCGCACCTGGCCAGTTGCGGCGGTGGTTATTTGCCGCATCGTTTCAATGGCATCCATTTTGCCAATCCATCGATCTATTGCGAGGCGCTGTACGCGGTGTCGGCACGGATGACGCAGCTGTTGCACGAGCACTTGCCGGCCGGAATGCTTGCCGATATGGCGACACCTGCATTGCCGGCGTCATCGGCTGCGTCACGGGTCGCCTCCGGAGCAACGCGATGA